The window TTGTCCTCCACTTTTGTCTCCTCCTTGGATTCCTCTTTTTTTAGGGTGGTTACCGGTCGGGCCTGAAGGATGTAGAGCCTGGATGTGTCTCCGTCGAAGGCCCACTCCACGTCCATGGGGAAGCCGTATAGATCCTCTATCCTCTTTCCAGCAATCCCTAAGGTTTTGATCTCCTCGATGCCCAAACACTGTTTTGTCACGAACTCGGGGCCCAGGTACTCCGCTACCGCCACCGATACGGTGCCCTGGTCGCCGCTTTTTTCGACGACCAGGGTTCTTTTCTCCGCCACGTTACAGTCCATGAGGGCTAGGTCCCTTTTGTCCAGAACGTATTCGTCAGGGGTCACCATGCCCGAGACCACCGCCTCACCGAGACCCCAGCTGGCCTCGATCATTATCTGGGAACGGCTGTCGGTTATGGGATTTGCGGTGAACATGACTCCCGATCTCTCGCTGGATACCATTTTCTGGACCACCGCGCTGAGGGCGACCTGGAAGTGATCGTAGCCCTGTTTGCTCCGATAGTAGGTGGCCCTGGCGGTCCAAAGGGATGCCCAGCAACGGCGAACGTGGGCCACCACCGAGTCGGCCCCTATGACGTGGAGGTAGGTGTCCTGCTGACCGGCGAAGGAAGCGTCGGGCAGATCCTCGGCGGTGGCGGAGGAACGAACGGCGACCCTTAACCCTTCAACTCCAACCTTTCTCTCCAGGTCTCCGTAGGCGGTTATCATCTCCGCCTCCATGTCCACCGGGATAGGGGTATCCTCTATTATCCGCCGGACCTTTTCGCAGGCCTGGCCCAGCTCCACCGAGCTCTCCAAGTCGACGCTCTCGACGATAGAGCGAATTTTATCGCCTATACCGGCGCCTTTTATGAAATCGGTGTAGGCCTGGGCGGTGACGCAAAACCCAGGGGGAACGTCTATGCCTTTTACGGTGAGCTCTCCCAGGTTGGCTCCTTTGCCCCCAACCACAGGGACGTCGTCTTTGCCTATTTCGTCAAACCAGCGAACGTATTTATATGCCATAAAAAATACCTCCAGAGGAATCTTAGTTTTCTCAACAGCCCTATTATGCCTTCACCGATGGCCCAATCCATGGTAACATAAAACGAAAATACACCGCATTTATCATTTTAAAGAACAATAGGACATAACCAAAGGTCTTTTTTATTTTATAAAACAAAAAAACAGGGAGTGAGTTGAGATAAATTACGATAACGTTCCTCACAGGGTCTTTATGGAGTTGATTCAGGACAGAAAGGGAACGGAGGATATTCTGGAGGCTATGAGAGGTTTTTTGCAGAACGTGGCCTTCTGGGACAGCATCACAGGAAACGTCCACGTCGCCTCTAGGTCGAAGCGTTTTATAGCTCAGGTTCGACAGATGCCTCTTCACGAGCTGGTAGCTATATATCCTCACGGTACGGTGGAGGAGGGAGGGGAGAAGCTGGGATACGTCCTCTATTATCACGGAGAGGAACTGGATCGAACCACCGGCGAGGAGGCTTTGGCTTTCGGGCTCACCGCTTTAAGGGTATCCCTAGGAGGAAGACGACACCTTATCCAGGAAAATCAGCAGGTAAAGGAGGAGGTCGTCAGAGGGCTGGTGGCGGGAAACAAAAAGCTGGCGGAAAGAGCTATCAGGAAGGCGGGCTCTATGGGCTGGCAGATGTCCGGGGCTGTGGCGGCGGTGGTGGCGGAGCATACAGGAGTGGGAGATCTTTCCGGGGCCATAGGTCTCCTTTCGGGCTGGTTCAGATCTCGACGGCCTGGGGGGATACAGGGGACGGTCAACGACGATCTTGTTTTGATCGTCCCGGCGGAGGATCCAGGTTGGAAGGGGAAGCTGGAGCAGGAGCTTATGGATTACGTCGGTCTCTCGAAGTCGAAGGTGCCTTTCATGATAGGGGTCGGTTCGGAGGTGGCGCCGATGGACCTGGGGGTAAGCTACTCTCAGGCCAGAGAGGCCACGGAGATGGGACAGAGAATCGGCCGCTCTGTGGCCTTCTGGGAGGATATGGAGGTATTGGGGATTCTGTCCTCGGTGCCCTGGACCGATAGGACGAGAGGCTTTATAGAACGCCGTCTAGGCGCTATAAAATCGGAAAAAGACGGAGAACCTCTGAGGTCTCTGAGGGCTTTGGTCCGGCGATCCTGGAACCTTAAAGCGGCGGCGGCGGATCTGTCTATCCACTACAACACCATGAGATACAGGTACGAAAAACTGCTCTCCGCCACAGGACTGGACGACGACAACCCCTGGGCGAGGATCGGTCTGGGGCTGGCTGTCCTTTTGGACGAGGTCTCCGAGGACATGGGACGAAAATAGGGCCGCGTCAGCGGCCCTATTTTAACAAGTCAAGTATTTCCTGGGCGGTCTCCTCTATGGCTCGACCGGTGACGTCGAAGACTTTGGCTCCAACCCTTTTCATCAGCATTTTGGCGCTTGCGAGCTCCTTTTCGACCCTGTCCCTCTGGGCGTAGGACGCCTTTGCCGGATCCAGCCCCAACATCTGTAACCTCTCACGCCTTATCTGGATCAGTGCGCTTGGCTCTATTACCAGGCCTATGACCTTGCCCTCGGACAGACGAAATAGTTCGTCAGGAGGGGACAGCTCGGGGACAAGGGGAATGTTACCTACCTTGTAGCCCTTGTTGGCAAGGTACATAGAGAGAGGAGTCTTACAGGTCCGGGAAACCCCTAGTATGACCAGGTCCGCCTCCTCCAGAAGATGGGGGTTGCTTCCGTCATCACAGGTTATGGAGAACTCTATGGCCTTGACCCTTTTAAAATAGGCCTCGTCCATCTGGTGCATAAGCCCCGGCTCCTCCAGAGGTTCTACGCCGAGATGGGAGGAAAAGGCGTCCATGAGGGGACCGAATATGTCGACTAGCTCCACACCTTTAAGAAAAGCCTCTTTCCTGAAGGCTTCCCTTATCTTTCGTTCCACCAAGGTACAGACCATAACCGCACCGGCCTCTTTGGCCTCGAGACAGACCGCCTCCGCCATGGAGGGATCTTTTATGTACCTATGTCTGGTGAACTTAATCCTTTTATCGGGGAACTGTCTGGCTGCCGCTAGGGATACGCTATGGGCGGTCTCTCCGGTGAAGTCGGAGACTACAAAGATGTGTAGATCGTGGTCGTTTTCGGCGAGCATAAAGGAAAACCCCTCTTCTTTTTTGTTCTAGGGCACGGCACTCCACCGGCCTGGTCCTGAACGATAAACCTTCCCCTCCATCTCTAAGGAGACCAAAGAGGCCATCACCTCTGGGACGGAAAGCCCCACCCTGCTCGCCAACTCGTCTAAGGTCACCTTGCCCGACCTTTTAACCCCCGATAGGACCGGGGATATCCCTTTTTCCTCGAAGAGATCCATCTGTCTACCTCCTGACAGGAGGTGGACAAAGTGATCCAGATCCCAAAGGGGTTGGGCACCGTCGAAGATAAGCCGGTTAGAGCCTTTACAGACCTCCCGGTCTATAGGGCCTGGAACGGCCCATATCTCTCTGCCTATCTCACCGGCTATCCTGGCGGTTATCATAGACCCCCCTGTCACAGGGGATTCCACCACAACCACCTGGCTGGCTAACCCCGCTATCATACCGTTTCTTTTGGGAAAATTCCACCTCCGACCGATCTCTCCCATGGGGAAACGGCTAAGAAGACCTCCGCCATTTCTTAAAATAGACCTAAAAAGACCGTCGTGGCCTCTGGGATAGACCACGTCAACTCCGGTGCCTAAAACCGCCAAGGTGTATCCTCCGCCGTCCAAGGCTCCTGAGTGGGCCGCTCCGTCCACTCCTGAAGCCCCTCCGCTTACAACAGATATATCGGCCTCCGCCAGCTTTCGGCCTAAAGACCCGGCGACCTGGGTGCCGTAAGGAGTGCATCGTCTGGTCCCCACCACCGATACCGACGATAGGGAGTCTTTCAGATTGCCCCTAAGATAGAGCACCGGAGGAGGATCGTCGGTGTCCATAAGCCCTGAGGGGTAGTCTCTCTCTCCGAAGAATATGGTCCTCACTCCGACGGCGGCACACCGGTCGAGCTCTTCCTCCGGCCAGGAGGAGTTCAGGAGGTCTTTGCCTCTTTGCCATAGAGCCCTCTTCACACCTAAAGACAGGGCCAGATCTCTGTCGGACCAGAGGTCGGCGAGGTTGATCCCTTTATCCCTGAGGGCCCGAACAAAGGCCCCTCCTCGATCGGAGAGGCGATTTACGACCAATAGCTCTCTGCTCATAGGCTACGCCTCCCCTCGATAGGCTAGGGCTTCCATGACGGAGGCTGAGGATACCTGTAGGTCGCCGGAGAGGTCGGCTATGGTCCGGGCCACCCGAAGGACCCGGCCCAGCCCTCTGGCGGATAGTTTGAGTCCCTCGGCCATTTTCAGTAAGGTCCCCTCCGCCTCTACAGATAAATTTATGTGCTCCCTCAAAGCCTTTTCCGGAACCTCCGAGTTGCACACCCAGCCGCCGAAGGCCCACCGGGCCCTCTGTGCCTCCCTGGCGGCGGTCACCCTCATTCTCACCTGAGAGCTGCTCTCCCCTTTAGAGGGAGCCAGGCCGATAAGCTCCTCCGGCAAAAGCCGAGAGACGGAGACCTGGAGGTCTATTCGGTCCATCACAGGGCCGGAGAGTTTTCTCCTGTAACGATCCAGGTCCGATTGAGAACAGGAACACCTCTCCATACTGTCGCCCCACCAGCCACAGGGACAGGGGTTGGCCGCCAGGACCAGCAGGACCCTGGAGGGATAGGTTACCGTACCGGAGGACCGGCTTATCACTATCGATCCGTCCTCCAGAGGCTGCCTCAGGGCTTCGACCAAATCTCGGCGGAATTCGGTGAACTCGTCGAGAAAGAGGACCCCCCGATGGGCCAGGGATATCTCACCAGGCCTGAGGGCGGTGCCTCCCCCACAGACCGATACGGTTGATGCGGTGTGGTGGACCACTCTGAAGGGGGGCCTGCGGTTTGGGTGGTCCGTGGAGTCCAGGACTCCTTTTATCGTCAGGCTCTCTATTACCTCACCGTCGGACAGAGGGGGGAGTATTCCCCTGAGGGCCCTGGCGAGCATGGTCTTTCCGCTTCCTGGAGCACCGACCATGAGGACGTTGTGCTGTCCTGCGGCGGCTATCTCCAGCGCCCTTTTTGCCATGGCCTGACCACGGATGTCGGTCCAGTCCAGCAGCTCCGACGGCGGCAGGTCGTCTATCTCGACGGCCTCTACGGAGGCGAGCTCCCGCCCCGATTTAAGGTGACCTAAGATCTGCTCCAGGCTGTCCACCTTATAGGCCTCAACGCCCCTTACCAGACCTACCTGGGAGCCGTTTTCCGAGGGACAGTAGAGGGGAAGTCCCTGCTCTGCCGCCAGGATCGCCGCGGAGATAGCTCCTCGGACGGGCCTCAGACGACCGTCTAAGGCGAGCTCTCCTACGAAAAGGGACGGTTTGGGGAGGGGAATGGACTGGGATTTTACCGCCAGCCCTACCGCTATAGGCAGGTCCAACATGGACCCTTCCTTTGGAAGGTCCGCAGGGGCCAAGTTGACGGCGATCCTGCCCTTAAGGGAGATTCCAGCGTTTTTGAGTGCCGCCCGAACCCTCTCTTTAGACTCCCTCACCGAGGCATCGGGAAGGCCGACTATGGAGATTGAGAAAAGGCCACCGGCGATCTCCACCTCTACGTCCACCTCTTTTGCCTCCATCCCCTTCAAGGTTACCGCCTTGACCGAGCTCAAACCGACACATCTCCTCCCGTTATGTCCCTGAGGTGCTCCAGGGATAGTTTTCCGTTAAGATCGGTGATGGCGATTAAATCTATACGCCAAAAGCCTTCCCAACCGATTCTATCGACGTAGGCCGATCCCGCCAGGACCAGTTTTCTGAGTTTCCTCGGTCCTACCGACTCCTCCGGCGGCATTACCAGCCCGACGGACCGATAACGAACCTCGACCACCACTAACTCGTCGCCGTCTTTGGCTATTATGTCCAGTTCTCCCCTTTTAAGACGGACGTTTCTGGCCAGTATGGGCCAACGGAGACCGGAGATGTATTCGCAGGCCAGATCTTCCCCTTGGACACCTTTTTTAAGGTGTTCCGGCCAATCGCAGAACTTCATGGTCGGCGGGAGGAGTCCAGGCGGTAGACGAAGGTCAACACCTTGGCCACCGCCTCGTAAAGCTCGACAGGGATCTCGTCACCGACCTCTAAAGCCAGAAGAGCGCTCACCAAGGCGGCGTCCTCTACTACCGGAACGTTGGACTGGGTGGCTATCTCCACTATTCTCTCGGCGACTTTGCCGGTGCCAGACGCAACTATGTGAGGGGCTTCTCTAGCCTCTTTGTCGTACTTGACCGCCGCCGCCATAGGCCGGTCCGATTTGGGCTTATTCATGCCTCTACGTCCAGTCTCAGGTATCTGTTGGGATGGGCTGCTTTTAAGGCTACCCCCAGGTATTGGAGGGAGAGGGGCCCTTTCTCCAGGTCTTCCTGTAACTCCCTCAGGGCACGGGAAAGGGCTTTAGCTGCGTCGTCGGTCTGGGCCTTGAGTGAGACGGTCAGCGATTTGCCGTCGCTCTCCAAACCTCCCGATACGTCCCCTAGAGTCCGTCCCTCGACTAAGAAATCGACCCTGAAGAAAGACCTTTTATCCCCTTTCTTTCGGCGGGAGGAAAAACTGACCTTCGCGGGAATCGATTCCTGGTCAGGACCGGGCCACCAGGCTCCTGCCAGAGAGGCGTTGGAGAACTCCTCTCTAGGAGGGCGGGACAGAAGTCCGTGGCCTTTCAGGAATCGGGCTATCTCGTCGTCCCCTTCTTTCATCTCCTTTAGGGATGAGAGGGGATTTTCACCTCTCTCCCGCCTCTCCTGAAGCTCCTTCTGTATCCTCTTCCACATTTTGCCAACCGACTGGCCATCGAGGGACATATACCAGGAGAGTATGCCGACCTTTTCGGAGGAGACTTTCTCCCCTCTGGCCATGAGCTCTATGAGGGAATCCATAGCTCTAGGGTCGCCGAGCCTGCGGAGCTCTTTTCTGAGGTGGAGCAAAAAGCCGTCGGTCACCGGCAGACCTTTGGAGAGAAGCAGTGCCGCTGCCTCCTGATCCGCCTTAGGGAGACGACCTAATAGGGCGGCGTCCTCGGGCCTGAGCCTGAGGGTCGGCACATCTCCCTGGGCATCCCATATGGCCTGGAAGTGCTGTCCTGGAAAGAGGGAGAGGTTAGATCGGGCGAGCATATTCTGACCAGCGATACGGACCATATAGGCTCCATCCTTAAAGGAAAGAACCCGTCCTTCAACCAGGGCACCGTCGGGAATGCCCTTACCTCTCGCCGCCCCCTGCTGAGCGGGAGAGAGGGCCGTCCCCTGTCCCCTTCCGACGCCTATATTAAGGTTTTGAGGAGATCCTATTCCGTCTACCATAATCTATCCTTTCCAGTGAAAGCTCTTTCTGTGGATCGGGCTAGGTCCCAAGGACTCCATTGCCTCTTTGTGGAACTTGGTCCCGTAGCCCTTGTGGGAGGCAAAACCGTATCCAGGGTAAACCCCGTCCAGCGTGACCATTATCCTGTCCCTCAGCACCTTGGCGATCACCGACGCCGCGGAGATCTGGGGGTACAGGTCGTCCCCTTTGGGGATCACCTGCTGATGGACCTTGAGTCCCGGGATCTCTCTGTCCCCGTCGACTATAACCCCGTCGAAAAGGGCTCCAGGAAGCCTATGTACCGCCCTTCCCATTGCCCACAAGGTGGCGTTCAGTATGTTGATTCTGTCTATTCTCTCCACCGATGCGGCCTGAGCGGACCATAGGACCTTCATTTCCATCATGGCGGAGTAAACCTTTTCCCTCCGGAGGGCGGTCATTTTCTTTGAGTCCCGAAGGCCTTTATCGATCAAAGCCTGGGCCTGATCGGCGGTGAGGATCACCGCCGACGCAACCACAGGACCGGCGAAGGGGCCTCGCCCCGCTTCGTCCACCCCCGCCAGTACGGGGAGAAAGGTCATTCTATTACCTTTCCCGGCCTTTCTAAGGAGACCGCCCCTAGCTTGCCGGAGGAAAAGGCGTCGAGAAAACGTCTGCCCGACAGGGTGAGGTCCACTTTGTTTCCAGGCAGCAGACAGCCTAGCCTGCGGCCTATGGCCTCTAAGGTCTCGTAGGGGTCCTCGCCAGGTTCGACGCCCCAGGTATCCTGGACAACCGACCATAGGCCCTTGTCCATCAGGAATTCCACCAAAGTGTAGGCTACAGCGTCGTAGCCTCCTATGACCTCCGCCTTGCTACAGCCGAGCCAGGCCAGGGCTTTTTGAATATGCTCGTCGGATTTAGGATCCAGTATGCCCGGAGAGTCGACCACCAAAAATCCTCTGCCTTTGTACCAGGAGACCCCTTTGGTTACCCCAGGAATGCCTCCGACGTTGGCGTTTTTCTTCCCAACCAGACAGTTAAGCAACGCCGACTTCCCTACGTTAGGTATCCCCACCACCGCCATCCGTAGCTCTCGATGGGAGGGAATATCCTTCTCCAGCTCCTTTCTGAGAGGATCTATTTTCCCCTTGAGGAGGTCCACCGCCCAGGCCTTTGACTTGCCCTTACGGTACAGGTCCAGCCATTGAGAGGTGACCGAGCTGTCCGCTAGGTCGCTTTTGGTCAGGACCTTCCACACGGGACAGATTTTCGAGAGAGAGGCGATCAAGGGGGAGCCGGTAACCTCCGGCGCCCTAGCGTCTCGGACCTCCAGGATCAGGTCAAGCTTGCCGGCGAGCTCCCCTAGTTTTCTGGTTCCCTTGGCCATATGGCCGGGAAACCATACCGTTCTTCCGGACATCAGTCCACCAATCCAATTCGGTTGAGAGGCCAGTAACGAAGGAACACCGGGCCCCTTACGTTGCTCTCAGGCACAAAGCCCCAGAAACGGCTGTCCTGGGAGTTGGGACGGTTATCCCCCATGGCGAAGTAATGGCCTTCAGGAACGGTGACGGGGTTCATGGAGAAGGCGTCGGGAAAGGTGACGTAAGGTTCGTCGGTCGCCTTGCCGTTTATCAGGACCTGCCCCTGCTTTATCTCCACCACGTCGCCCGGGAGGGCTATGAGCCTTTTGACGAAATCCCTTTTAGGGTCCACGGGATATTTAAAGACGAAGACCTGTCCCCTTTTGGGCTCCTGGACGTAATACCAGAACTTACACACCAACACCCTGTCTCCCGGGAGCAAAGTCGGGATCATCGACCCGCTAGGTATCCAGAAGGCCTGAACTATAACCGCCCTGATTATCAGGGCTAAAACTACCGCCCATAGGACCGTTTCCACCGTTTCTCTCCACCATGGTTTAGCTGCCATAAACAAAAAACCTCCGTAAAATCCGAATAGGTCCTCCCTGGAAGGCGCTCAGCGACCGAACCACTCCAGCCTTGGAGTCCCTTTTACAGGGAGGACCAGCTTGCCCCAGGGCATGCTCTTGCTATCCTTCAATATCGAAAGAGTCATCCCCGGCGATAGGGTTCGGTACAGAGGATTGTACCTAGCCAGGCTATAGTTCCCAAGACGGGCGAGAAAACAGCTCTCTATCACGAAGGACTCACTGACCAGAGGATTATACCAAGTAAGAGAGATCTGGGAGGTCAATATGCCTCCTCCCGCCACGGTCAGGGAGAAATGTCTGCTCTCTATAATGGCCCTTTCATAGCGAACGGTCAACCATTGAGTGAGCCGGAGACACTCGTCTTTAGCACAACGAATCCGCCATACCTCGGAGTGCAGACAAAGGAACAGGCTACCGAGCAGTGCGGATAGGATCATCAGGCAGGAGAGAAGCTCTACAAGGGAGAATCCCCTGCTAAACGACGAAAAGGGGGCAAAAGCCCCCTTTTCGTCGTTTTAAGCTCAGTGGGCGGTTGCCTCATATCCCAGCTCCAGGACCTTTAGGTTGTCCTGGACGAACCGAGAGGGAGACAGCTCCTCTATCGCCTTTCTGACATCCTCTATTGAGCCGCTTTCGACTGACGAGCCGCTCATGGCCCCTAGGATAAGGACGTTCAAGAAGAGAAACTTACCTCCCATATGCTCTTTAAGTATGGAGTATCCTTCTATGGAATGTACCTTTATGTCGTGTTTCTCGATGTAGGATTGAAGCCTCTCGTTTTTGAAGGCCTCAGGGTCGTAGAGGTTTACGACTAGATCGCCACCGTCTTTGAGGAAGTGTATGTTTCTGACCGCTTCGTTCTGGTCGAAGGCGAGGAGAAGGTCCGCCTCTCCCGCTTTCACCATAGGGCTGAGGTAGTCTCCGACTTTAAAGTGGCTGACGACCGATCCCCCTCTTTGAGCCATACCGTGGACCTCGCTTCCCACCACGTTCTGGCCTTTACCCATAGCTATATGACCCATGACCTTACTGGCGAAGAGAATTCCCTGACCGCCCGTTCCTACGATAACGCACTGCATGGCTAGGCCTCCTCCTTTGGCACTATCGCCCCGTGGGGGCACACGGTGGCACATACTCCACAGCTGACACAGTATCTCTCGTCGATGCGAGCCTTCTTTGTGTCCTCGTCGAACACAAGACCAGGGCAGTTGAAGGCGGTTATGCAGTATTTACAGCCGATGCAGGTGTCGGGATCGACCTTGACGGGCTTTGCCGTCGGAGGCTCTTTGAGGATGGTTATGCAAGGATGCTTGAAGATGAGCACCGCAGGCTGTTTGTTCTGCCAGGCGTAGGCCCAGGCCTCTTTTACCACGTCTACGTTGCTGTCGACGTCGTAGGCCTCTACGGTCTTTATGTAGGAGACCCCACAGCCACGGCAGGCCTGTTCAAGGTCGACCTGAACTCCTTCGTCGCCTTTACGGAGCTTGGCTCCTACGTTAGGGCTGGACTGTCCGCCGGTCATGGCGGTGATACGGTTATCCAGTATGGCCAGGACGAAAGCGTGGCGGTTGTACACCGCGCTCGCTAAGCCGGTGAGGCCGCTGTGGAAGAAGGTGGAGTCACCTATGGTGGAGACTATAGGTCTCTCCTCCCCGTCGACTTTGCTGGTGAGGTAGAAGCCCGAGGCGGCGGTGACGGCGGCACCCATGTCTATGACGGTGTCCACCCCTTTTTGCATTATCCCTAAAGTATAGCAGCCTATGTCGGAAGGGTTGACCGCCTTAGGCAGGGCCTTCCTTATGGCGAAGAAGCTGGCTCTGTGGGGACAACCGGCACAGAGCATAGGAGGCCTGGGGGTGATGCCGAGCTCTGTCATGGCGGCTTTTACATCCTCGTCCACCGACGTGGAGATCTCCTCGCCCATACAGCGACCGACGATCTGCTCTATGACCTCGGGCAGAAGCTCTCCCGCCCGGGGAACGTAGCCGTTCCACCGTCCCATGACCTTGGTCCTGTCGATAAGCTGCATCTCTATGACAGGGTAGGTCTGCTCCAGGATCAGCACCTTTTCATGGCGATCTATAAAATCCTGGCACATTTTTATAGGGAGGGGCACAGGGGTGCCTATTTTGAGGATCTCTATATCGTCCCTGCCCGATGCCTTTATCATGTCCGACAGGAAGGCGAAGGTGGTGCCTCCGGCGATGACCCCCAGTTTTGCTGTCCCTTTGGCGGGAACGACGTAGTTGTACTTGCCGAAGTTGGTCTCGAAGTCCTCTCGAATCCGGTCGTTTTTCTCGTTAAGCCTGGGGTGGTTTACCCTGACACCTGCGGGAAGACAGACCCAACGTTTGGGGTCTTTTTTGAAGTCGTCCTTTCTGGGGGGAACCACTACGTCCAGAAGGGGAACGTCCTGCCTGGCGTGGTTGACCTTGCCGGTGGGCCGTAGCATGGCGATTATGCCGTGCTTCTCCGACAGGTCGTAGGCATCGAAGACCATCTCCTTCGCCTCGCAGGCGGTGGAGGGATCGAAGCAGGGCACCTTGGCGAACATGGCGAACTGGCGGCTATCCTGCTCGGTCTGGGAGCTGTGGGGGCCTGGATCGTCGGCGACCACCAGCAGAAAGCCGCCCTTTAGGTCGTAGTGGGCGGTGCTCATGAAGGGGTCGGCGGCGACGTTAAGCCCCACCTGTTTCATGACACAGCAGGTCCTCTTCCCTCCGAAGGACGCCGATACCGCCATTTCGTAGGCGACCTTTTCGTTGGCCCCCCACTCTACGGCGGTGTTGGTGTTCATCTCGTCCGCACAGGCGGCCACCGCCGGCAGGATCTCCGATGAAGGCGTTCCCGGATAGGCGGTGGCTATCTCGCAGCCCGCCTCGACTATCCCTCTGGCGATGGCCTCGTTTCCTAACATGATGGCTCTCTTGGTCAAAACTACTCCCCCTCTTTTATGAATTCGGCCCTTGGGCCGACCTCTCCTTTAGCCAATCTATTAAAGGATGGCCTTTACGGATCAAAGTCCCCTCCGGTGTGGCGAAGGCGTGGCGGGTTTTCCCCTCCGCCAGCAGTTTATCGCCCCGGAAAAGACGGTAGCGAAA is drawn from Dethiosulfovibrio salsuginis and contains these coding sequences:
- the iorA gene encoding indolepyruvate ferredoxin oxidoreductase subunit alpha; the encoded protein is MTKRAIMLGNEAIARGIVEAGCEIATAYPGTPSSEILPAVAACADEMNTNTAVEWGANEKVAYEMAVSASFGGKRTCCVMKQVGLNVAADPFMSTAHYDLKGGFLLVVADDPGPHSSQTEQDSRQFAMFAKVPCFDPSTACEAKEMVFDAYDLSEKHGIIAMLRPTGKVNHARQDVPLLDVVVPPRKDDFKKDPKRWVCLPAGVRVNHPRLNEKNDRIREDFETNFGKYNYVVPAKGTAKLGVIAGGTTFAFLSDMIKASGRDDIEILKIGTPVPLPIKMCQDFIDRHEKVLILEQTYPVIEMQLIDRTKVMGRWNGYVPRAGELLPEVIEQIVGRCMGEEISTSVDEDVKAAMTELGITPRPPMLCAGCPHRASFFAIRKALPKAVNPSDIGCYTLGIMQKGVDTVIDMGAAVTAASGFYLTSKVDGEERPIVSTIGDSTFFHSGLTGLASAVYNRHAFVLAILDNRITAMTGGQSSPNVGAKLRKGDEGVQVDLEQACRGCGVSYIKTVEAYDVDSNVDVVKEAWAYAWQNKQPAVLIFKHPCITILKEPPTAKPVKVDPDTCIGCKYCITAFNCPGLVFDEDTKKARIDERYCVSCGVCATVCPHGAIVPKEEA